One Pseudobutyrivibrio xylanivorans genomic window, AAGTCTCAGTTGTAGTAGGTGTCTCTGTTGTCTCTGTAACCTCTGTAGCTACAGGTGTTTCTATCACTTCTGAAGTCTCAGTTGTAGTAGGTGTCTCTGTTGTCTCTGTAACCTCTGTAGCTACAGGTGTTTCTGTCACTTCTGAAGTCTCAGTTGTAGTAGGTGTCTCTGTTGTCTCTGTAACCTCTGTAGCTACAGGTGTTTCTGTCACTTCTGAAGTCTCAGTTGTAGTAGGTGTCTCTGTTGTCTCTGTAACCTCTGTAGCTACAGGTGTTTCTGTCACTTCTGAAATCTCAGTTGTAGCAGGTGTTTCTGTCACTTCTGAAATCTCAGTTGTAGCAGGTGTTTCTGTGGTTGTTGGAGCCTCTGTTGTTTCGGGTGTTTCTGGTGTCTCTGCAGCCTGCTGTGCAGCCATCAGGTCAGCTATAATCTGATTGAGTGACTCAATCTTTGCTGTTGTCTCTGTAATCTTGGCATCATAGCCACTGATATTTGCATCGATTGTTCCAATCTGAGCTGTCAGATTTGCAGACTTGGTATCAAGCTCCTGTATCTTTGTCTCATAATTTGAAATGCTCTCGTTAAGATTGTTAATCTTGGTCTGAAGTGTTGCAATCTGACTGTCAAGCCCAGCTATAGTGCTATTTGAAGAATCAATAGTGCCACTATAATTTGTAATCTTGGTCTGAAGTGTATTGATTGTAGTCTGAAGACCATCAATAGTATCTCCCAAATCACTAATCTGCTGTGTATAATCGGCAATATTTCCCTCAAGAGTCCCTATCTGAGCCTCATAACCAGCTATAGAATTGTTGAGGTTGGTAATCTGAGTATTGTAACCTGCAACAGTATCTGTCAGAGGATTAATCTGATCATCAAGCGCATTAATATTTCCCTGAATAGTATCCTTCTGACCATTTAATGTGCCAAGAGTTGTATCATAACCAGATATCTGAGTACTAAGGTTGTTAATCTCGCCTGTCAAATCAGATATAGTCTGTGTAAGTGTAGCTATAGCTGTTTCAGCTGCTACACGATCATTTATTGTTGTACTGTACTGAGTTGATGTAAATATATCTGCACCTTTTTGTGAAGTGGTTGAATCACCAAAGCCTGTTCTGTTTCTATAATAATAGGTATCTCCATTTATAGTGGTGCTCTTAAATCCTTTTTTCAGTAAGGAATCATAGTATGCCTTATTCTCAGCAGTCTGCTTAACTACTACTGAAGTCTTGTCATCAAGTCCATCAACATGCTGGAATACAGGTGTTTTTGCCAGAACATTTACGCCACAAATATTATCTAAAATCCTATCTTCATTTCCATTTGCTTCTGTTTTAATGACTGAATTACCATCTGAATCGCATCCAACATAATCGAAGTATATTTCAGCACCTTCATTTGTTAACGCGTTTACATATCTTATTACCCAATGGCTGTTGAAATAGTCATTTTCATTCCAATATTTTGTATTCTCAAAAGTGATATCGTTCGCGTCTGCCAGAGTAAGTTCGCCTGTTAAAAGAAGTTCATACTTCATCATGGCAAATGCCAATGGTCTGCCATAATTCTTATATAAATTTCCAAGCTGAGCATTAGTAGGTTTCGTTCCAAGAGAAGCCTTTTGCTCTAAAAGTGCAGTCTTCATCCCATTAATATCAGACTCAAGCTGCGCTAAACCTGCATGGTTATACCCTGCTTCTTCATAGGCTGTCTGGGCATTTGTAAGACTAGTCTCTGCGGTGGTCTTATCTGATTCTTTGCCAGTTTTTTCATCGACTAATTCCTGTCTCTCACTTGTTGCTGTATCAATCTGGCTTTGAACACCATTTAACTGAGTCTGTGCCTCAGACTTCTGTGACTCTAAACCATTAAGCTCTGTGTTAGCAGCTGTCAGTGCAGACTCTGCTGTTCCAAGGTTTGCCTCAGCAGTTGCCTTGTCACTCTGAACCTGTGAAAGCTCTGTCTCAGCCTCTGTCTTAGTCTGCTGTGCTGCAAGTTGTAAAACCTCTGCTGCATTTTTCTCAGACTGAGCCTCTGTCAGTGCAGACTCTGCCTGTGACTTGCCAGTTTCTGCTGCTGCAAGCTCTGCCTCTGCCACTGCCTTATCTGACTGCAGAGCAGCCAAATCAGACTCTGAATTTCCTTTTTCTGTCACAGCTTCATTCTTAGCTTCGACTGTCTCTGTTCTTTCCTCAATCACAGAGTTCTGCTCCAAGATAGCCTCTGCTCTGGCTTCTGCTGCATTCCCCTTCGCCTCTTCAGCTGCAAGCTTTTCTACTTCAGCATCTGCCTTTGCCTCGATGGCCTCATCTAAAGTATATTCCTGTGAAGCAGCCTGAGCCTCAGTTGTCTGAGCTACGCTTGCTTCCTGAGTTGTCTCCTGTGTAGTTTCCTGTGTGAGTTCCAAATCAATCTCGTCAGGAAGCTCCATGTTCTCATCATAAGCATAAGCCAAGCTGGCATCAGCAAGTGCTGATACACCGCCTATTGCTGCACCTGTAATTGCTGCACCCTTTAATAATCCATCAACTTTCTTTCCCATAGCTCGTCTCCTCTTAACTTACAATCCCTGTGTATCACACAATACTCCGTGCACTGTAAATCTCATTTCTGATGCCGAACAGGTCGACAGTGTAACAACCTGATCAGTTTCTGAAATCTGCGATGTCCTTTCGCTCTTTACATAGGAATGGGACACCAGCTGATTAATGTAATCCTTATATTCATCATCCGGATAGAATGGCACTGTGTAAACCCACGAACCTGGCTCAGTGTCAAAATATGAAAAGATTTCATATCTTCGCTTTCCATCCGATGTAATTATCTGGAAATATTTATGTTCCTCATAATAATCGTCATCTGACTTGTAATACTTTAGCTTTCCAAACATAGAAAGATTTCTCATATTATGTCCATAAATGATGTTGTGGCTGTCAGACCAGTCCGAATAATTGAACCCTTCCAGGAAAATGCTGCCAGCTTTGGCATATTCATTATCTATGGTTCTTCTAAGGTACTTTT contains:
- a CDS encoding AAA family ATPase, coding for MGKKVDGLLKGAAITGAAIGGVSALADASLAYAYDENMELPDEIDLELTQETTQETTQEASVAQTTEAQAASQEYTLDEAIEAKADAEVEKLAAEEAKGNAAEARAEAILEQNSVIEERTETVEAKNEAVTEKGNSESDLAALQSDKAVAEAELAAAETGKSQAESALTEAQSEKNAAEVLQLAAQQTKTEAETELSQVQSDKATAEANLGTAESALTAANTELNGLESQKSEAQTQLNGVQSQIDTATSERQELVDEKTGKESDKTTAETSLTNAQTAYEEAGYNHAGLAQLESDINGMKTALLEQKASLGTKPTNAQLGNLYKNYGRPLAFAMMKYELLLTGELTLADANDITFENTKYWNENDYFNSHWVIRYVNALTNEGAEIYFDYVGCDSDGNSVIKTEANGNEDRILDNICGVNVLAKTPVFQHVDGLDDKTSVVVKQTAENKAYYDSLLKKGFKSTTINGDTYYYRNRTGFGDSTTSQKGADIFTSTQYSTTINDRVAAETAIATLTQTISDLTGEINNLSTQISGYDTTLGTLNGQKDTIQGNINALDDQINPLTDTVAGYNTQITNLNNSIAGYEAQIGTLEGNIADYTQQISDLGDTIDGLQTTINTLQTKITNYSGTIDSSNSTIAGLDSQIATLQTKINNLNESISNYETKIQELDTKSANLTAQIGTIDANISGYDAKITETTAKIESLNQIIADLMAAQQAAETPETPETTEAPTTTETPATTEISEVTETPATTEISEVTETPVATEVTETTETPTTTETSEVTETPVATEVTETTETPTTTETSEVTETPVATEVTETTETPTTTETSEVIETPVATEVTETTETPTTTETSEVTETPVITETTEASETTDITESPIIETSAEVAPAVVAPVIEGTAPEEAETPVIEQASAEATETVIETVKAEIAAGETVVQPEKKFEKVADLTTAQTATQTTTQSVQQATSASPAASTQSTTQAVATQEQAVVTENLVAAPEAEAQETASTQATQTTQNIVAPQAQDVEQIEDVQVPLSVVGVDTTEESNITSIGDGEVAKSGAMAHEGKKWFGTTIPVLGALIGLFAFFKRRKDDEDESKKMTV